The Macrobrachium rosenbergii isolate ZJJX-2024 chromosome 28, ASM4041242v1, whole genome shotgun sequence genome includes the window TTCTGGAATTTGTTCCTCCTAAGCAACTTGGAAAACAGAAGTTATTAGTAAACTTTGCAGTTAATCCAGTAGGCTATAAGTTCGATCCATTGAATGATATCTTTCCTGATTCTTGTGTCGAGCATGGACTCGACAATTTCTACAACCTGGAATCGATTgggattaaagatgaaaattccCTTCCTTATGAAGATCAACAAGTTGCTGAATTTGCTAAATCTATTTCTTATCATGGACATCATCACGTTCAGTTACCATGgaaaaaggatttaattgaaAAAGTCCCTAACAATTTAAAGATTTCATTGGCAGTTGCTGAGCGGATTTACTCTAAATTAGAAGATCAGAATATATCCTCTAAATATGAGGAAGTTTTTGATAGACAGGAGGAGCTTGGCATTATTGAGCCTGTTAAAAATAGAGCCGCAGGCCAAGTATTCATTCCTCATCGTCCTGTCATAAGAAAGGATGAAAATGCCACCACTAAAATCCGTCCTGTATTCAATTGTAGTTTAAAAAAAGTGGGAAAAGCTCCTTCATTAAATGAAGCCGCTTTTCCTGGTATTGATTTGATGAACAACTTGTTGTcattagttttgtatttcaggAATAATGATTATGTAGTAATAGCTGATATAGTGAAGGCTTTTCTCCAAGTTAGGTTATCTTTAGAGTCTGATCAGaaatagattttgtttctttagaaagaTAAATGGGAAGTTTGTTGCTTATAGGTATAATACCATAATTTTGGATTTGTAAGTTCTcctttatattgaattatattattcAACATCATTTGTCTAGTTATAGAGGGAATGAAGTAGCTTCTCTGATTAAAGACAAATTTTATATGGATAACTTGGTGCTCTCTTCTAATCAGGGAGCCCAGATGCCATTTATTATCAATTCTATTAAGGAAATTATGAATTCAGGGGGGTTGCCTTTACGGGAGTGGGGTTCTAATTGTCCTGCTTTGTTATCTACTCTTGATGAAGGTGAAAAGGTAGCTTCTTCTGAAATGAAGATTTTAGGATATATTTATGACTCTAACCAGGATACCTTACAATTAAAGGTTAAGCAATTGAACAAGGGTGCTTCCTCAAAGCGTCAGATTTTGTCAGCTTTATCTTCTGTCTTTGACCCTATTGGCATATTTGCACCTATAATGCTGCAGGCAAGCTTATTATTCGCAAGTTGTGCCAACAAGTTTCGGACTGGGATGAAACAGCTAGTGCTGAAATTTCTAAGTTATGGAGTAAATTTTGTAGTTCTTACAGTGAGGTTAGTCAAGCTTCTTTTTCCAGACAAACTTATAAAACTGATGCTCCTGTCAAGCTGTTTTTGTTTGCAGATGCTTCTAAGGAAGCTTATGGTTGTGCTATGTATGCTGTGCAAGGTGGTCATAGTTCCCTGATATTTGCTAAGACTAAGGTTAGCCCTATTAAGGAGAAAACTCTCCCGACTTTAGAACTTTTGGCTGCTCAATTAGCTTTGAAGTGTTTTGAtactatttttgaaaataatctattAAATTGTACTAAAATTGACAGCATAACTCTTTTTATAGATAGCCAAGTAGTTCTTAGTTGGATTCTTTCTAATAGGGCTCCTAAGAGAAACACATTTGTGAATAATAGGTTGAAGGAAATTTCTAATCTGTTAGATAGGATTTCTGATAGATATTGTAGAGTTTCATTAGCTTATATTCCTTCATCTAGCAATCAGGCTGATTTACTTACTAAACCTTGTACTTGTaagcattttcttgaaaatttcagtcTTTGGATCAAAGGGCCTTCTTGGTTGAATTCTCCTGACGAGTGGCCTAAGGGTCTTTTGGGTTGTATTCCTGATAATGTGAAGGGTGACTTAATTTCTCCTGTAATGTTCCCTAAAAAGGAACCTCTtgtaaatattagtaatttttctagtttttctaggCTTATAAGTGTAGTTTCTAAGGTATTTACTGTTGTATATAAGTTTAGGAAAATTAAAGCTGACCCTGTTGAGGCAGCTTCtaattaccttatatattaaTGCAAGAGAAGCTTTTTCCTCTTGAATTATCTTATCTAAAGAGtagaaattttttagttgaagtTCCACCTTTAGTTAGGCAGTTTAATTTGTTTCTGGATGACAATGGTATAATGCGAACTAAAGGTCGGATtgataaaaacattactttaaaatttgatattgtcAATCCTATTCTTGTGGATAAGAAGCATCATTTGACCTGGTTGTTGATTTATTATGCCCATTGTAAGTCTATGCATATGGGTTTGCAATCCACTCTTAGTTTTTTGCGCATGCATGGTTTGTGGATTGTGAAGGCTAGGCAAGTAGTTTTGTCTGTCCTTAAGGATTGTATTGTATGCAAGCTTTATAATGCTAGCACAGTGAAGTATCCTTCTCCTTCTTCGCTTCCTTCTTCCAGGGTTAATTTGAGTGTGCCTTTTGCTCATACTGGTGTGGATTATACAGGCCACTTATGGTTGAgggagaaaatggagaaaaatttaagGTGTACATTCTTATTTTCACTAGTTTCAATACTAGAGCCATACATTTGGAAGTTGTCCAGTCTATGTCAACTCGGAATTTATATTAGCTTTCATTAGATTTTCTAATAGGTTTGGTGTTCCTGTTGCTGTTTATTCAGATAATGCCAAGTCCTTTGTTCAGGCTGGTAATATAATTGAACAGTTACTTACTTCTTATGAATTTGAGGAGAAGTTTAGAGTCGCTTCACTTTCTCATAAGACTATCCCTGTGTACGCAGCGTGGTATGGTGCTGTTtgggaaaagattaattaaaacagTTAAGCATTGCCTTTTAAAACTCTTGGTAGATTTactccttcattttctgaatttgttACTTTCCTCTCTGACATTCAGAAGATTTTGAATAATAGGCCTTTAACTTATAGATTTTGTCAAAATGAATTAGATATAATTTCTCCTAATCATTTCTTGGTTGGCAGATTTATTCCTTCATTAATGTTTGGTGATTCTGAACAAGTTCCTGAGTGGGAGTATGGTGAGGAGGATGAGTATTCTTCTCTCCTTGCTCGTACTTTGGAAACTAGGGATGGACTTTATGAAAGCTTTAAGGAAAGGTGGCTTTCTGAATATCTAGtaagtttgaaagaaaaggatAGATCATCTTTTCATCCTCCAAGAAAGTGGGGAAAAAGGGAAATTGCTCTGTTTAAATTACCTTCCAAATCTAGAACTTATTGGCCATTGGTTAGAATTGTTGAAACATTCagtgataacgaaggtgttgtaCGTACTGTTCATTGTTAAGcctgataaaagtgaaaatgaagttaATGTTAGTTTTTAATACCTTTAGAATTATATTCTGAACTTAATGATCCTAATTTATATGTTCAAattgaagaacaagaagaaaatgttagTGAGTTGAGACAGATGAAATACCTGACACTGAAACAGCTTTGCCCAATGAAACATCTACTAGGCCTACCTGTAGTACTGCTCTTGCCTCCAGAAACCTAATAAGAAGTTTAGCTCGGGAAGGTAGATTGTAAAcaatggtttgtttttgttttataaaagttgTCTTTTGTTGTCGAGTTAATCTGTCAAAATGGTTTTTGTGTAACcacttttcttttgttgttgggGAAGATGTAGAAATAGTTGATTGGAGAATGGTAATTACATTCGTGGGAGAATAGTCGAATTGACTAGTTCGTTTGGTTCTTACTTTTTGTCCCCATTTTTTGGTGTTCGTTTATGGACggaaagtaaactgaatgattgccgtttgttaatattaaatgtaaatgcttaactttcccatttttatattctaattgaattaattaatttaatgttaaatgtattccttataaggaaacagttttgttttcccgTCTTTGTTTTTCAACGTTGTTCGAGAGTTTcggacaaagtgaaagaaaacggagttgTTGACGGTTTTGGTCCGACAAGGAGTCTTTAGTCTTGCGGTACCAGTCGGACAAAAGAACGGGTGTTCTTTCGCTTAAAAAGtgaattcaagaattttaaaattcgaaGGACATGTAAAGAAATTGATCTAGAAGATGGTGCAGGTAAGTTGAGAGATAAAGACTTCCCTAAAATTGATTTGAGTTAGATAATTCTAACATTGCATCTCGATGTCCTCATATAACTATTAACTTCTTGGTGAACTGACGGGCGGAAAGTAACAAGGATTGTGGTCTTGTATCACTTGCTGTTTTGCTAATAAAATCCGTGTTGAATAGACGATCCTCTGGCATCCGGTAAACCTTGATTTATTCTATTCCTTGAAGATTCTATATGAATTGCCTCACTTTGGTCTGAATCTTAGATGAAATGCTATAAGAATGAAACGCTTCCAAAAAAATTATAGCCACCACAAATAGAAAGAAAAGCTGTATCAAGAACAGagggtttgtttgtttcttgacGTCACATTCAGGATTGATATTCAACTTTTAAGAAGAGTCAGTAGGATGATTAAAGGCAACTAAACGAACACAatgaaaaaggcaaaaagaataaatgattaaaagacATGAAATGTGATTTTCTCACACCTAAGTATTACTAAGACAGGTCATTATAGACGTTGGTGTTAACGTTTAGGAAGGAGCGTTGATATCAACAGCTGATTAAAGTATTAAATGTTTTCGAATATCTTATGAATAGCATGAAGGAATcacttttcttcatattatttataatttcaaatcaCAATTATCTTGTCCAGTAACCTCTGCTTTTCAACATTCATTTCAAATCTCATTGATCTAGGCAATGCTAGGCCGAAATCTTTTACACAGAGAAATGTGACGGACGTTAAAAGCAAATGCCTTTCCCTGGTGATGTCTTTCTTTCACGAAGAAAATAACAGCCAGAAGGGATTTTAAAGCCAGAAACGACCAACATCCCcatccaaaaactgaaatgagGCGTCACGATTCAGAGACCTTTGTTTAATCTCGACACCTGAAGCATGATCTCTTGCGATTCAGAGGCTCGATTTGGTCTATCTTGACCTCCTCAGCATGAAAGCTATCAAGCTTTTAGTTTTCAAATCATTTACTCTATCCAAAATAGCAAGTGATTACGTTTTGCTTGTTATGAGAGCCTGGACTTGAATCTATgattttctgttatgtttatGGTCTCCGTGGCTacataatttaaagaaaacggaaagttgttttatttaaagaaaacgttAATGACAGTGTTTATTTGGGTAACCCTACTAATTCCATTGTTGTACTGTGAACGCTATAAATGAAGCAAGATATATGGTTATCTATGCTATTTGTCTTTATGGATGCCTACTATATATGAATTTCCCGTCTAGTTTTAaactttactttcaaattttatggaattttcaataaaaatagaatttcagGTGGACCTGTGTGGCTGCAGCTTTCTATGCACTTGACAAGGAGGCTTTTCTGAGTCTCAAAGTTAATCTTTCCTCTGTGGAAAAATGCTTAGCCACAATCTTCACCAACATTCTCTCCCAGTCTTACctgtcaaatgtatttctcttGGTCTTTCCTAGGAATTATTTCAGATACTTCTCGTAAATTTCTCTTTAAAGGTTGGGGTTGCAATATCGTAAACAGAGACCATTGGATCCTGTCTCCCTTCTGTGAATCTATCAGGTTTGTTTTTCCTGCAAATAACCTGCATTTTATCATTCGTCTTTACAATCTACTCACCCATATGTCGAACTATTATGTAGTAAATGAAGATTGCCGGTTACACAGTCACCATAATTACATTATTAACTGgggaatttattacttttatttatttcctacaTTAAGCTAGCGCATGGGAACTTAATTTTCAAGTCttcagaaaaaattatgaaacaattttttcatgttaaaatatattttaatagttttcaatGTAGAAACAGGCAAGTCTaaggagaaaaaattattctaaccttaatgtctcaaaattttttataaatcagtGCCGTCTCTCCTAATCCCACTTATACGTCACAAACGCCTCATCTGAACATATAAGCAAACCGTCATTGAAAACGGAGCTTCTGTATATTCATGTATTGTAGATCGTAAGCATATAAATACCACAGCTGGCAATTACCTAAGGCAAATCATTTTTGTGTTCATCACCAAGTTTCGAATTACtgtaatttaggccaaaggtcaagcgctgggacttataaaagtcattcagcgctgaaaggcaaattaagaataaaaaggttttaaaggcgtaacaggagaacctcgcagtagcactatgaaacaggagttaggagagggcggaaagtaagatgaaagaaaggggttgtagctaggggtcgaagggacgctgaaaagtaatgcctacagtacatcacAAGAGGTgctctgatggcactaccctctaCTAGGGTTGACGATATTACATTGTCGTTAAACACAGCTGGACACCCAGCTCCCCAGGACATGAGCTTTTAAGTACCTGTTTTCTCATTCTACAACCAAAAGGCTTCCATTTTAGaggaagaaacacacacacacacacacacacacacacacacacacacacacacacacacacacacacacacacacacacacacacacacacacacacacacacacacatata containing:
- the LOC136853876 gene encoding uncharacterized protein, with amino-acid sequence MVQIKQTSKPDKIRLLEFVPPKQLGKQKLLVNFAVNPVGYKFDPLNDIFPDSCVEHGLDNFYNLESIGIKDENSLPYEDQQVAEFAKSISYHGHHHVQLPWKKDLIEKVPNNLKISLAVAERIYSKLEDQNISSKYEEVFDRQEELGIIEPVKNRAAGQVFIPHRPVIRKDENATTKIRPVFNCSLKKVGKAPSLNEAAFPGIDLMNNLLSLVLYFRNNDYVVIADIVKAFLQVRLSLESDQK